The genomic DNA AGGGCTTCTCAACCttgaaactaggaatattttctgATCAATTTTAACCAACCTTTGCTTATTTTCACCctatttctgcaactacaccaaactcgccatatttttcattcatcactttttctttccatattattactctcatttctgctacttctccATCCCAttgaatgccttttctgcatattttttccactttcaagacattttttgcacttataaaccctttataccacttttccacctaatgtcacacgtTGACCCATAATTGtatcttttaacctcttttcactatatttcatgattgttttttgacaattaaccacattcaccatttgtcatgcccattatttgccattttaaactaattgttccaatattgacaccttGAACCcttattatcactttttttttgtcaatttctgtccactctaatttgcaacttttaatcaatttctgtggttgttaaaatcccatttcaccaccttttccacgaTTTTTGGTCACTGTgaaccaattttatttctgcttaaaacaaggatttccatctttaagatgactatatactatggcctaaataatagtataataacttcctggataacagtgggtaTTATTTagaggaataaataaatgtggttatcacagattcatagaacaatggaccattagGGTGGGCCTCAAAGAACTcgcccctttattcccccttatggatggccctgtctccacatgactgttcttcaatgttcatgtctgtgtccaaccaccttcagctacagttgGGTTCCCGCTcgctggaacctttattttgggggtcctgtccccaaggttgagaacgctctgttttaaaagatgtCAGAAGTCCCGTAGGGTCTGAGTTCTgagtcccccccccccatctcTCTGTGGTCATTTCTCTCAGAAAAAGCTGCCTCTAGCGTCTCTAGCTCAGTGCCTGGTGGAGGGTTCTGTGGTTCTGGGAGACGAGTCGCTGCTGGGGTGAGTTCACAGAGCGCTAACGGGCTCAAACGTTAACCCAACAGGCTTTGAACCCACAACCTAAATCAAACCATAGAATCCAGATGTATAGCAGCAGagtggtttttttcttttctggtgTTTACAGGAAGATGCTGAAGCTGAGCGGAGAGACGCAGGAGAAACTGGCTCAGGAGCTTCTTCTGTTAGAGCTCAGCATGGAGAGAGATGTGATTGAACCACTGTACGAGCTCTcagaggtacacacacacacacacacacacacacacacacacacacagactaaaaaaaaatatatatatatatatataaactgtatatacagCTTTGTATACTGTATTTACAACTGTGTATATATTATCTATTACTGTATACGCATCTGTATATATAACTAtctataactgtatatataactatATCTAATAAGATATGATAAAGTTATCCTAACATAAGCTGGGATGTTTTGAGACGACACAGAGGAAGGTTTGTGTAGAATAACAGGTGTTaactgtcacagctttactcacagatggctgcaggagttgttgttgttggaggaggcggagcttacCTGCTGGGAATGAGTGTTTGAATGATAGATGCTTCTCACTCAGAGTGAAAAGCCGTCTGCGTTATTTCACAGGTGGAGATTCCAAACATCCAGAAACAAAGGAAACATTTAGCTAAGCTGGTGCTGGACATGGATTCTGCTCGTACACGGTGAGTCGCACACACAGCCTTTGTTCCACTAATGTGTGCACACAGAAACCTCATCTCTCTGtgaaagctccgcctcctcagCTTCTCATTCCAAAAGTTCAGGGATACCTCAGAGTGGACACAGCCGTAGGAAATCACACCTGATTATAATAAACATTCAGCTAATCAATAAGCTGATCAAAAACATCACCGTTACATTTCTAGATCACCAGTTTATATTGCCAGCAGGGGGCAGTGTAGGCAAATCCTGATGTTTCATGTGGAcgtagaattattattattatgtcacaTTTAGCATTTGTGGCTATCATtagcagggttctcaccaggaatttttcacagcatagggggcgTGGTGCTTGAGCGAGCGGCGCCAGCAtggaaaattttgaaatgtataactctttgagggccaaaatgagtgaagtaaagctaaagttgtttttagaactttgttactgccttacttttaggggtgtgccatctaTTTTTCTGCTGTTAGTGATGCCTCTGATTGGACACGTGCCCAGCAGCCACGCCCTGGCCACTCCACATGTTTGTGAGCTTaacatgtagccaccagtccacatctttgagttagcttagcgtGTAGCAACCAGTCTACATGTTTGtaagcttagcatgtagccaccaccagtccacatgtttgtaagcttagcatgtagccaccaccagtccacatgtttgtaagcttagcatgtagccaccagtccacatgtttgagttagcttagcatgtagcaaccagtctaCATTTTTGGTtaacttagcatgtagtgaACAGTCCACATCTTTgctagcttagcacatagtcaCCAGTCTACAtatttgttagcttagcacgtagcagtgCTGGCTGTGCAtggtcaaagggtaaaggggtGGATCATTGtgagcctcctcctcctcttgttCTCCCTTTGACCCCTGATCTCCGATCAGATCAGATGATTCACTGGATTTAATTAGATCACCAAGAATCCTCCCTGGCTTCTTCTCTCAGTAGTGGGACATATGTGCCTCCACATCCTGGTGTTTGACCTCAAACCTCTGACCTCTGCTCACAGGTACTACACCTCCACCAAGTCCTCTCCTCTGTCCAGCAACCCAAGTGGCACCAAGGTTGACCATCACAGGGAGGAGATGGAGGAGGCCGCCAACCGCATGGAGATCTGTAGAGTCCGTCAATCCTCAGTTTGTCCACgtcatgacacacacacacagtgttgccAACTTTGTGACTTTCTTGCTACATCTGGCAACTTTTCAGATCTTCTTGGCGACTGTTTTTGTCAAAAGCTACTTGCTACAAATCTAGCTACTTTTCGCAGTGTTATTTGAgacttttctgatgtttttcagAGTCTGACGTGACGTGTCTGTCTCACGCAGCACTCCCAGCTGCAGTCAGAGCAGAGGAGACCCTGACCCACACCACTCCGCGTCCAGAACTGCTCtctgtgaagtgtcttgcaataaaaaatgttatgaattggcgctatacaaataaagatcgaTTGATTAGTGACGTTCTTTTGAGACGTAATGGcctctttcaatggcaaaataaaggaatcatttgtagttctaaacatacagtatttacgGTGTTTAGTAATTTTTCGTCTCTCCCACCAGGTTATTCTTCTGCAgcgtcaattacaattacacgcAAATGGCCAATTATGCAAATTAGGCGATGGCGTTATTTAGCGACTGCTAGTGCCTTTTGGGACAGCCGATAGCTACTTTCCTTAGTGAGGAGTTGGCAAcactacacacacgcacacacacacacacacacacactgtttgtttgtttgttctaatGACTGAGGTAAAAGATGATAAAGGTGCAACTTATGGCTCGTCATCCTAAAGTcactaatttaatttaaaaaaaaaaaaaaacactttatggataaaaacagtcacaaacacatctGATTATTATAAACATTCAGCAAATCAATAATCTCATCAAAAACACAATTGTTGCATTTCTCAACAAACGTTACATTTCTAAACAGTAAACAGTCTGTCTGTCTCCACAGGACCAGCTCTCAGCAGATATGTACAGTTTCATGGCCAAAGAGATCGAGTATGCGAGCTACTTCCAGACggtgagcattagcattagcttcagATTGTCACacaggctgtgttgtaaatgtcccactaacgtactacacactacacactcaataagtatatactgtctactatatactattagtatgattaggatgatgagcgttctcactgaagtatacttccaagtttcccaagatgcatttggaacctacaaggacaaaagcctgaatcacactgaggctaaatatctctgttgattctgcACCTTTGAAagatctgaaaacatttgaagtgagaaagtgaccaagtagaatatcaacatgtgctcatctgatccataaaactcacatagacacatttcacacattttcagagaccctctattgtgctactgactaaactttcTAAcgtcaaaataagagccctatttacaaaagagttaaaaaaaaaatctctgtatgtatgtgtgtgtcagatGATAGAAGAACAGGCAGAGTATCACAGGAAGTGTTTGGAGCTGCTGCAGAACGTCCTGCCTCACGTCAAAGCTCATCAGGGTgagagtgtgtgcgtgcgcgtctTTGCAACATAATGTGTGTAAGGGCGATTGTTGAAAGACTTTTTTCCCCTGATATGAACCCCTATCaataatctgtgtgtgtgtgtgtgtgtgtgtgtgtagagagcTGGGTGGAGAAGCCGTGCTATGGTAAACCATTAGAGGAACATTTATCACTCAGTGGGAGAGAAATTGCTTTTCCTATCGAGGCCTGTGTCACCGTGCTGCTGGAGTGTGGCATTAAGGAGGAGGTACCTGAACGCATCACACACAGACACCTGAACgcaccacacaaacacacacctaaTGATGTTCTGGTTTTTCTGTGACTCTgacctgttctccttctggttctggttccagggtttgttcAGAATCGCTCCGTCTGCCTCTAAACTGAAGAAGCTGAAAGCGTCGTTGGATTGTGGTGTTCTGGATGTTCAAGAGTTCTCTGTGGATCCTCACGCCATTGCGGGTCAGTTCCATCAACCAATCCTCTGACACTCAGAGCACTTCCTGTCTATCTTCCTGTCCGAGGACATCTTGTCTTCCATGTCTTTGGTTGAACGTATTCCTCCGTCGTTCTGTTCCAGGTGCTCTGAAGTCGTACTTGAGGGAACTCCCTGAGCCTCTAATGACCTTTGAACTCTACGCGGACTGGATCCAGGCATCTAAGTGTGTGTCGTCTCTGAGATGATCCACTTCTCtcttctcctccacaccaattCAATacaaaaaactttatttgtccccGGGGGGCAACTCAGGCTCAACTCTTCTGTTTGTCTGCAGCATTCAGGACCAGGAGAAGAAGCTCCAGGCTTTGCTAGACGCCTGCCACAAGCTCCCATCAGCCAACAACACCAACTTCAGGTCAGTTTGATGTGTTGTTAGCACGACGTCCTCAGAGAAAAGCTAACGGCCTGACTACCTGTGAGAGCTCGTACTCTCAGAACCAAAGTGACAGTGTGGGTGTGTTCTCCTCAGATATCTCATCAAGTTTCTCTCCAAACTCACCGAACACCAGGACGTGAACAAGATGACACCAGGAAACATCGCCATCGTCCTCGGACCAAACCTGCTTTGGTCTCACAGTGAGgggtgggacacacacacacacacacacatacatacagtacatgccaaaaacatatttgtatataaagGCAAAGTTGAAACTGATGAACTTATTATACCTATGCATTTTTATTTGGGTTAACTTTTatactgattattttttttattctgacagaCTTTTACTTATaccttatgtttttttttataattgtgCCTATttggcttgaatctttgaagtgtactgatgttgggaggggcatgtgcaattttgttgtactttgttcaaagacaataaaatgattctattctattctaaaccaaaaatcatgaaaatatcagtaacacaaataacacaataacacaaagaGCAGATCAATAATATAAAGGATCTTCTGATATTTGACACTAAGAGGGTTTCTAAAGGATATAAAAGTCTTTACAGGTCAAACTCAGACAAAGATGATTGTGGTTTATTACTATTCCTCTACAGATTAAATACTAACCATATCCTCATTGTCGTTGCAGGAACATCACTGAGATGATGACCACCGTCTCCCTGCAGATAGTGGGAATAATCGAGCCCATCATCCAGCACGCTGACTGGTTCTTTCCTGGAGGTGAGGATTAAAAACCCTGAGACTCATGGTTCAGTTTCATCACTTACTCCTCCTCGTCTCAGATATCGAGTTCAATGTGACGGGGAACTACGGCAGTCCCGTCCACTCCAACCACAATGCCAACTTCAGCTCCATGCCGTCCCCGGACATGGATCAGATGGAGAGGAAGCCCAACGACCAAAGCCGCCGCCCACTGAGCGTCGCCACAGACAACATGATGCTGGAGTTCTATAAGAAGGATGGGTGGGTTCACCTCAAGGTTTTGGGCAACTTTCAGATCAGAAGATGTAACAACAGTTTTTGGGTGTTACAGTTTCTTACAGCATCAGtttcccagcatgctttgctCCTCACAGTGTTTGTCTCTGTCCTAACAACGCAGCATTAGGAAAATACAAAGGTACGGTAAAGACCTCTCTAACCTAACGCCATTGTCCCATCAGTCATCTGTCAATTAATGGTTACAATTTTAATGcttgccaaaataaaagtatgcCCCTATGCTATGCTATCAGGTTGATTTATTGGTTAAAATAGTCATTATCGGCCCATACGTTTTTGGACAGATACATATTGTGCATCCCTACTACAAACATTTGTAATGATCTCTGTCACCTCACCTGTTCTTTTCATTTCACTCTTGCCTTCATCTGATTGGTTGTCTGTCCTGGGGGCGAGGCCACATGTCTGAGAGGGAAAAAAGCCACGCAAATGGAAGATGATGTCACAACGTTGTTGAGTGTCAGATCCTGACTCCAACATGCCCCGCCCCTCTTATCTGATTGGCTGTGGCTCTCTGTCCAAACGCAGCGTGGGCGTTAAGGTGATGGACACTTCCTGGGTGTCGCACCGGGGCTCGTCGTCCTCGCGTAAATCTTCCTCCACGCCACCCAACGTGCCCCCTCTGACTCCACCCCTCGACGCCCTAATCCCTGAGCACCCGGGGGAGTGGCATAtctccccctcccccacccctcCCCCCACTGGCAGCGACCGAGCCAGGTAAGAATGTTCGTGGCTGAGCAGTGTCCCCTGAgcccccacccccaccacccGCTGATCTTGCTTCTGCATCCACCCCATAAGTTTAGATACATTAGGCCAGGATAAGACCAACGCATCCAACGATGGTCTAAACATCCAACAATGCAGCTCTGCTGGGGAAGGTTGGGATAAGTTGGCTTCATTGACGCATGATGCTGCatgaaatacttttattttaacatcTAAAGCATGTCGGTTCAATGCTGCCAACCTTACAGTGGATGAGGTGACAGACTTTTGGCTTGTTTATGAACACCTTTGATTACTTTAGCTTCTTCTTTGTCCTCCTTTTCCTTTCCCTttccttttttggatcaataataACGTTCCCGTCCATCCTCCTGGTATCTCTGGATCACTTCTTCAAACTCTGATATTTCTATCATTACAGCTCAGACGAAGCTTCAAACTGGTCAGACTCCTGTTGTAACTACCCCTCCCCCGAGGAGGAGAGGCCGCCGCCCCCTTacccatcctcctcctcttcctcctcttcttgcTCCTCCTACTCCATCCCTCACCACCACTTCCACTCCAGAGCTTCTCCGATTATGCGTCCCTTTGCTCCGAGTCCCGAGTCGGTTTCCTCTGGTCCGTCCCCTCCACCCCGCCGCTCAGAGTACAGCCCGCCCCCCCGTTCCCTGAGCCCCTACTCCCAGCTGCTTGACCCCACCCCCAAATTCCCCTACCTGCCCGACGCTCCACATGTGGACTCAAACGGCTCCTCCCTTTACATCAAACCCCCACTCGTTCTCCCCCGCCATGACCTTTTTCCCAAACCCTCCAACGCCCCCCTGTCTGCCCCCCCACCATGGGCAGCCTGTGGCTGTGGCCGGGAGCGAGAAAACAAGCTGAAGAGGTAACGACTGAGTCCTAAACATGAAGCCCGTgttttcaacacacacacacacacacacacacacacacacactgagataagGAGATGCCCCGATAGAGAACCACCATCCACCGCCCCCAAACTGAATGTCAACTACATTGTCCTAATGAAACTGCTCATTTCCAAACTCTTAATCACAATCATCTTAATatcttttatttctgttttgatgCCAATTTTTGGTAAAGTTGAGTAATATGTGAACAAGTGTGACAGTGTTACCAAAGACTAATCGGATCCAAACCAGAAGTAGAATTTTTATCCACTTCGTTCATCACCAGAATAATTCTTTGCACATTATCTGATCTGTTACTGGCCCCTTTCTTTTTGTAAAGTTcataaaaatcataattttaaagctgcagtttgtagaatctgTGAATCTTGAATGGAAACAACGCCATCGTGTCCCCTACTTGTTTCAAACCCACTGGCACCCTGCACGCTGTCGCGGCTGTCTGCTTTGAGTCTGTGCAGACCCCTGTGGAGTCCATTCTGCCCGACAATGTTTGGGCCTTTAGACTGTCGCTTCTCCGCGTtgttctttgtctttttgtcttGTAAGTCTTTGTGCCTTACGCTGTGATGGATACTTTTCCTGCCAGAACGTCCACCATTGCACCTTCACTGCCGATAGGACATGAACGCAAGCTTAAATCCTTAGCtaagagaaggagcagaggtccagggtcctcagaacactttggattacaatatgatcAAAGGTTAAGATGCAATTGGACCAGATGACGCCAAAAACAACcacacatactgcagctttaaggtgaTTCTCAGAATAATCAGAAATAGCCAGAGACAACATGGAGCGTAATATTTTGAAACTGTGTGGACTCTGTTGTTCTAGCTGTGAAGCATCTGAACAGTTCTGAGACCTGGAGTAAagagaaaaagtattttttctttccaaaagGATTGTAAATATCTGATCCACTTCAGCTACTATAGTTCcttaaatcacccgtgatgagtcgcttgaacatagtcgtACTTTTTGCTTGTTTCATCTGTTCATCTACCCTAGTGACATGACATAGGGAGAAACTCATCACTGATTGGTTGTCGTGACACAGCGTCATTAGAAGTCTCTTGAAATGTTCAACTTTTAGCAACTTCCAATGATTCAGGTCACGCGATTGAGTCGCTGGAAGTGCATGAGTCGTGTCACTTGAAGGACGTCGCTTGACGTTGCATCACTTACATTGATTTAGAATGAAATCTATTTGCCAGTGTACCTGagttgcgttcggtgtgaacgcacctttagtgtaACTCAATATAATGTGGGGACCGGATAATGATTAAATGCTTTACCAACAGGAGCTTTGACCCTCAGCTGATACATTTCCATCAAGCTTTGCATGATGAAACACGTCCTatcaaggtgtttttttttatcagagatGAAGAGCTCCCTTATTTCTCCTCAGCACTCTGAAGAACAAGGAGCTTTCacctgtgattggtcagaaagGACTGCAGGGAACAGGGACGTGTTGTGGACAGTTGGCTCTCTCTGAGCACAGCCCACACAGTCTACGGAGAGGTACGTATGTCACAATCAGCTGGTTGTTGGTGCTAATTCCTCTAGTTTCTGTGGGTCTGAGGTcttgtacagtatatgtgtctGTACTCCCagtctctcagtgtgtgtgtgtttgtgtgtgtgttgagtagTTTCCCTCCCGCTCAGTCTTCTCTAACACTCTCTGTTCCTTGatgatctgtgttttttttggtattcTGTTCTCCTGACGCTTCATGATCTTTTTCTGTCTACAGCCAAGAAGCTGGCCCCGATCCCCCCCAAGGGTCCATACTGTCCAACAGGAGCCATGTCTGACCAGTCGACCGGTCAGCCATCCCCAGTCAGCCTCTCACCGACCCCTCCCAGCACGCCGTCCTCGTACGGGTTCAGCTACCCTCAGGGCTACGCCACCATCGGCTCCCCAGGCCAGGCCCTGGCCTCCACGCCCTCCCTCTCCTCCCCACCCTCGCTGGCCGGCACGCTCCCCAAGGGCCGGACCATTCCCAAGCCGCCTCGGCAGAGACCCAACTTACCCCCCCCACAGCCCCCCTCCACGCCTGGGACCAGCCCTCAGCCTCTGGATTCTTCGCTGGGTCTGCTGGATGGTCTGTCTGCAGGGGAAAGCATGTCCACAGGTAATGAGATCCACTAAAATCTGCTCCACGATTCACTTCTGGGTCCCAAACCATCATATGATGACATCTGCTCTTTCACCAAGTGGGAgagtatggaatcagaacagtatcataatgaatgaactcttgcagggtttttcacgaatgcagttttatttcaaattcataaatgcacacaatctgtttcgcaaatatatattttatgcaaacgtaatataaattctgaaatgcacatgttctacttcacaaatattattttgaggcacacttgtaatataaatccacagataaggagaattgctgaatgtgcatttacaaactgcttctatACTGTGAAACCTCTGcgcatttgtgagagaaatgtgtgtggtgaattttgagactgccctgacgtcgcgggtcaatgaacgtcaccattggctgatgaaactgattgacagattcatcagccaatcatatggcttcttacattttctccacacttttgtttgaacactgcgtatgcacacacatatcagtagctctgcaattggtCTAAAAGTGTGGTGTGCGATATTTGAGTAAATTCAGGTGTTCCCATTATGATTTTTTATTGAAGATTTTGAACATTTCCAGgagtaatggaaacgcagtTTTATATTAGTGAATGTGAGATCTGACGTTTTGTACAGCAGTGAATGATCTTTAAAGTCGAGGAGTCTGTTGGCCATACACTGATATTGTACGTCAAACTCTTTACAAACCTAAAGCTCGTTCATGGCATTTCAGTGATAAGTTGGAGATACTTCTCACGCTGCTGTCCTCCTCCACTAATGCCGCTTTGTTTACTGACCGATGTCTCTCTTTTTGTACCGATGTTCCTGAACGTCTCCGGTAAGTTCTAACCATGTTCTcctctgtttcttttctctgacGCTGTTTATGACGGACTTTCAGCCGTTTGAAGCCAGAGGTTCAGTGTGATTCTGAATGTGAGACTGTTAGGGTAAGAAGGAGCTGTAATATCAGCCCCCCATATCCATCCCCCCCCACATTATTTAGGGAACCTGGTTTGCTCCACAAGTCTCGAGTTCCCTCCTTTTTTACTCTGCACGCTCCGACCCGACTCCATCTACCCAAGCACCTCACCAAACTATGCAGAAAACAATCATGAAAACAAGGGTGCTCCGATCAAAGCTTTTATGAGCGATTACTGATcacatgaaacattaaaaatctaGTTAGTCATGGAGCAGGATGAGAACATATAATTACTCtactgatttatttttgtttttgtattacaaaaatgaaagcttttcaaaataaaatgaaatttaaagagTCCAACACAGTAAGCTACAATAAATGAgatctgcagaagaagaagaagaagctcagATTCAATATAAAAAGCCAAAGGCCGGCTTGAATTTATTCAACTTGAAAGACTTTGAgctcattccatgtcatttcaataaAATTTCAGGACATGAtacgcactttggtctaaaacaaaaaatctgaaGTTTTTCCgaatttattcaaaagtcacacagtaaatgtttagtttgtcctgttgaatactttttgagatatggccaatttagtgatgggggtgtgtccttatttttctttcattttcagcttccaatatctcaggaactacaccacataggaaagtGAACTTTGGTGTAGTAACACAGCTCTACCTACTtcctcagaatatacaaaaatatctgctatacatcatatctggtggacatgccagctcctcaaaatagTAAACAAGTGAGTGCGTGTTTgggtatgaaacatgtttgggccctcattaaacaacttagcatatgcctcagctccctgtaatttgatcagctttgagctatgtacatagaatgttcacatcactattgattagtcacatatatgcattggtccTTGGGTGACAagctctggaaatatgaaaaaaatacctttttttaatttttttttcactatttttattggcccataactgcatgtgggaatgtaagaaaaaatcggatctgttttaatttatagtataaaggttactctttcttgggatataaaacattttttctatatgcgacttcttcattttgtttttggaccccaactttgtgtttttttaaacattttaaatcttttacatgaggccattgtagcttggctctgtgtcttaaaatcatttattgttcattagttttatattctgagagagtaattggagctgtattactataccaaatttcagtttcctatgtggtgtggTTCccgagatattggaagctgaaaatggatgaaaaataacaaCGTGTGAAAATCAACACATTCCCCCCCTCACTAAACTGTCCATATCTCACaaagtattcatccgatcaaTTAAAGATTTACAGTGTGACTAAAgcataatcacagaacaattggtaaaaaattaaaaaaaatgttgagatcAAAGtgacatttgttgaaatgacatggaatgactaaAGGAGGCTAAAATAATGTGTAAAGTCAATCTGCCCTTAGTTTTCATAGCATCTAAAAAACCATTAGTGACAGTGGTACCTTTGTATCTGTATCTGACTTTGGACAAAGACAACATTGATCATTGGAAACAATGTCTTCAGCTGCC from Gouania willdenowi chromosome 19, fGouWil2.1, whole genome shotgun sequence includes the following:
- the LOC114481426 gene encoding rho GTPase-activating protein 44-like isoform X9, translating into MKKQFNRMRQLANQTVGRAEKTEVLSDDLLQVEKRLELVKQVSHSTHKKLIACLQSQQNVEVDRKSVRSPSKKLPLASLAQCLVEGSVVLGDESLLGKMLKLSGETQEKLAQELLLLELSMERDVIEPLYELSEVEIPNIQKQRKHLAKLVLDMDSARTRYYTSTKSSPLSSNPSGTKVDHHREEMEEAANRMEICRVRQSSDQLSADMYSFMAKEIEYASYFQTMIEEQAEYHRKCLELLQNVLPHVKAHQESWVEKPCYGKPLEEHLSLSGREIAFPIEACVTVLLECGIKEEGLFRIAPSASKLKKLKASLDCGVLDVQEFSVDPHAIAGALKSYLRELPEPLMTFELYADWIQASNIQDQEKKLQALLDACHKLPSANNTNFRYLIKFLSKLTEHQDVNKMTPGNIAIVLGPNLLWSHSEGNITEMMTTVSLQIVGIIEPIIQHADWFFPGDIEFNVTGNYGSPVHSNHNANFSSMPSPDMDQMERKPNDQSRRPLSVATDNMMLEFYKKDGIRKIQSTLKNKELSPVIGQKGLQGTGTCCGQLALSEHSPHSLRRAKKLAPIPPKGPYCPTGAMSDQSTGQPSPVSLSPTPPSTPSSYGFSYPQGYATIGSPGQALASTPSLSSPPSLAGTLPKGRTIPKPPRQRPNLPPPQPPSTPGTSPQPLDSSLGLLDGLSAGESMSTDSFCSLDIPVINMDLDGIFDLTHIAPFRNSLVMLGSNSRVEPEEETESTVL
- the LOC114481426 gene encoding rho GTPase-activating protein 44-like isoform X8, which codes for MKKQFNRMRQLANQTVGRAEKTEVLSDDLLQVEKRLELVKQVSHSTHKKLIACLQSQQNVEVDRKSVRSPSKKLPLASLAQCLVEGSVVLGDESLLGKMLKLSGETQEKLAQELLLLELSMERDVIEPLYELSEVEIPNIQKQRKHLAKLVLDMDSARTRYYTSTKSSPLSSNPSGTKVDHHREEMEEAANRMEICRDQLSADMYSFMAKEIEYASYFQTMIEEQAEYHRKCLELLQNVLPHVKAHQESWVEKPCYGKPLEEHLSLSGREIAFPIEACVTVLLECGIKEEGLFRIAPSASKLKKLKASLDCGVLDVQEFSVDPHAIAGALKSYLRELPEPLMTFELYADWIQASNIQDQEKKLQALLDACHKLPSANNTNFRYLIKFLSKLTEHQDVNKMTPGNIAIVLGPNLLWSHSEGNITEMMTTVSLQIVGIIEPIIQHADWFFPGDIEFNVTGNYGSPVHSNHNANFSSMPSPDMDQMERKPNDQSRRPLSVATDNMMLEFYKKDGIRKIQSVGVKVMDTSWVSHRGSSSSRKSSSTPPNVPPLTPPLDALIPEHPGEWHISPSPTPPPTGSDRASTLKNKELSPVIGQKGLQGTGTCCGQLALSEHSPHSLRRAKKLAPIPPKGPYCPTGAMSDQSTGQPSPVSLSPTPPSTPSSYGFSYPQGYATIGSPGQALASTPSLSSPPSLAGTLPKGRTIPKPPRQRPNLPPPQPPSTPGTSPQPLDSSLGLLDGLSAGESMSTDSFCSLDIPVINMDLDGIFDLTHIAPFRNSLVMLGSNSRVEPEEETESTVL
- the LOC114481426 gene encoding rho GTPase-activating protein 44-like isoform X7; protein product: MKKQFNRMRQLANQTVGRAEKTEVLSDDLLQVEKRLELVKQVSHSTHKKLIACLQSQQNVEVDRKSVRSPSKKLPLASLAQCLVEGSVVLGDESLLGKMLKLSGETQEKLAQELLLLELSMERDVIEPLYELSEVEIPNIQKQRKHLAKLVLDMDSARTRYYTSTKSSPLSSNPSGTKVDHHREEMEEAANRMEICRVRQSSDQLSADMYSFMAKEIEYASYFQTMIEEQAEYHRKCLELLQNVLPHVKAHQESWVEKPCYGKPLEEHLSLSGREIAFPIEACVTVLLECGIKEEGLFRIAPSASKLKKLKASLDCGVLDVQEFSVDPHAIAGALKSYLRELPEPLMTFELYADWIQASNIQDQEKKLQALLDACHKLPSANNTNFRYLIKFLSKLTEHQDVNKMTPGNIAIVLGPNLLWSHSEGNITEMMTTVSLQIVGIIEPIIQHADWFFPGDIEFNVTGNYGSPVHSNHNANFSSMPSPDMDQMERKPNDQSRRPLSVATDNMMLEFYKKDGIRKIQSVGVKVMDTSWVSHRGSSSSRKSSSTPPNVPPLTPPLDALIPEHPGEWHISPSPTPPPTGSDRASTLKNKELSPVIGQKGLQGTGTCCGQLALSEHSPHSLRRAKKLAPIPPKGPYCPTGAMSDQSTGQPSPVSLSPTPPSTPSSYGFSYPQGYATIGSPGQALASTPSLSSPPSLAGTLPKGRTIPKPPRQRPNLPPPQPPSTPGTSPQPLDSSLGLLDGLSAGESMSTDSFCSLDIPVINMDLDGIFDLTHIAPFRNSLVMLGSNSRVEPEEETESTVL